A window from Patescibacteria group bacterium encodes these proteins:
- a CDS encoding YraN family protein, with amino-acid sequence MDKRQVGELGEDIACRFLVKQGHKIRDRNYRKKWGEIDIISEKDNIIHFIEVKSVSRETLPSNVNHETNSYTPEDNVHPWKLKRIYRTIQTYLLDKKVYHTKQGEDETEWQIDIIAVFLNIKTRKAKVRITENII; translated from the coding sequence ATGGATAAACGCCAAGTAGGAGAATTAGGCGAGGATATAGCCTGTCGGTTTCTCGTGAAACAAGGACATAAGATAAGAGATCGTAATTACAGAAAGAAATGGGGAGAAATTGATATTATTAGCGAAAAAGATAATATAATCCATTTTATAGAAGTCAAAAGTGTTTCACGTGAAACATTACCTAGCAATGTTAATCATGAAACAAATAGTTATACACCTGAAGACAATGTTCACCCATGGAAATTAAAGAGAATATATAGGACTATTCAAACATATTTACTTGATAAAAAAGTTTATCACACTAAGCAAGGTGAAGATGAAACAGAGTGGCAAATAGATATCATCGCTGTATTCCTTAATATAAAGACAAGGAAGGCAAAGGTGAGAATAACAGAAAATATAATCTAG